The following are from one region of the Halorussus rarus genome:
- a CDS encoding DUF5791 family protein: MLYDDIADPEATSAADLRADYASELAGVIEARGVDAVADETGVAGETLEAIAAEDADAADDITLEDAAAVVALSDESPDADAIVAEVRDNLLLGMTTAVLDVDTIAAEMDDMDAKQVHQKVEGRAPMTLAEYATLHHFIASRQR; this comes from the coding sequence ATGCTCTACGACGACATCGCGGACCCCGAAGCGACCTCGGCGGCGGACCTCCGGGCCGACTACGCGTCCGAACTGGCCGGCGTGATCGAGGCGCGCGGGGTCGACGCGGTCGCCGACGAGACCGGTGTCGCCGGCGAGACGCTCGAGGCGATCGCCGCGGAAGACGCCGACGCGGCCGACGACATCACGCTGGAGGACGCCGCGGCCGTCGTGGCGCTGAGCGACGAGTCCCCGGACGCCGACGCCATCGTCGCGGAGGTCCGGGACAACCTCCTGCTGGGGATGACGACCGCGGTCCTCGACGTCGACACCATCGCCGCCGAGATGGACGACATGGACGCCAAGCAGGTCCACCAGAAGGTCGAGGGGCGCGCGCCCATGACGCTGGCCGAGTACGCGACGCTCCACCACTTCATCGCGAGTCGACAGCGGTAG